The Pseudomonas protegens genome contains the following window.
AGAAGCTCAAGCACCTGGCCGCCCTGGACCGGGCCAGCCCCCTGCAGCGGAGAAAACCTTGATCCCCCTGATCCTTGCAGTCTCCGCCGGCGGCGTGGCCGGCACCCTGTTGCGCTTCACCACCGGCAACTGGATCAACGCCAATTGGCCGCGGCACTTCTATACCGCGACGCTGGCCGTTAATATCGTGGGCTGCCTGCTGATCGGCGTGTTGTACGGACTGTTCCTGGTCCGTCCGGAAGTGCCGATCGAAGTGCGTGCCGGTTTGATAGTGGGCTTCCTCGGTGGCCTGACGACTTTTTCATCCTTTTCACTGGATACCGTGCGTCTGCTGGAAAGCGGACAAGTGGCGCTGGCCCTGGGCTATGCGGCACTGAGCGTATTCGGCGGGCTGCTTGCTACCTGGGCCGGCCTGTCCTTGACCAAACTTTGATAAACGAGAGAACGACATGCTCGATTCCAAACTGTTACGTAGCAACCTTCAGGACGTAGCGGATCGTCTGGCATCCCGCGGCTTTGCCCTGGATGTGGCACGCATCGAAGCGCTGGAAGAACAGCGCAAGACCGTGCAGACCCGCACCGAGCAACTGCAGGCTGAACGTAACGCGCGCTCCAAGTCCATCGGCCAGGCCAAGCAGCGCGGCGAAGACATCGCCCCGCTGATGGCCGACGTTGAGCGCATGGGGAACGAGCTGAGCACCGGCAAGGCCGAGCTGGAAAGCATCCAGAGCGAACTGGATTCGATCCTGTTCGGCATTCCCAACCTGCCTCACGAGTCGGTGCCGGTGGGTGAAGACGAAGACGGCAACGTTGAAGTGCGTCGTTGGGGCACCCCGACCACCTTCGACTTCCCGATCAAGGACCACGTGGCCCTGGGCGAAACCCACGGCTGGCTGGATTTTGAAACCGCGGCCAAGCTGTCCGGCGCGCGCTTTGCCCTGCTGCGCGGCCCGATCGCCCGCCTGCACCGCGCCCTGGCGCAGTTCATGATCAACCTGCACACCAGCGAGCACGGTTACGAAGAAGCCTACACCCCATACCTGGTGCAGGCTCCGGCGCTGATGGGCACCGGCCAGTTGCCGAAGTTCGAGGAAGACCTGTTCAAGATCACTCGCGAAGGCGAGGCCGATCTGTACCTGATCCCGACCGCTGAAGTGTCGCTGACCAACATCGTGGCTGGCGAGATCCTCGATCCGAAGCAGCTGCCGCTGAAGTTCGTCGCTCACACCCCGTGCTTCCGCAGTGAAGCCGGTGCTTCGGGCCGCGACACCCGTGGCATGATCCGCCAGCACCAGTTCGACAAGGTCGAGATGGTCCAGGTGGTCGAGCCGTCGACTTCCATGGAAGCCCTGGAAAGCCTGACCGCCAACGCCGAAAAGGTCCTGCAACTGCTGCAACTGCCGTACCGCGTACTGGCCCTGTGCACCGGCGACATGGGCTTTGGCGCGATCAAGACCTACGACCTGGAGGTCTGGGTGCCGAGCCAGGACAAATACCGCGAGATCTCCTCGTGCTCCAACTGCGGCGACTTCCAGGCCCGGCGCATGCAGGCACGCTTCCGCAACCCGGAAACCGGCAAGCCAGAGCTGGTGCACACCCTCAACGGTTCCGGCCTGGCCGTGGGCCGTACCCTGGTGGCGGTGCTGGAGAACTACCAGCAAGCCGACGGTTCGATCCGCGTGCCGGACGTGCTGAAGCCTTACATGGGCGGCCTTGAGGTCATCGGCTAAATGGAATATCTGCCGCTGTTTCACAACCTTCGCGGCAGTCGTGTGTTGGTGGTCGGTGGAGGGGAGATTGCCTTGCGCAAATCCCGTCTGCTGGCCGATGCCGGTGCGCAGCTGCGAGTGGTCGCACCTGAAATAGAAGCGCAATTGCAGGAACTGATCGTCGCCAGCGGCGGTGAGTCCCGGCTGCGCGGGTATGTCGAGGCTGACCTCGACGGCTGCACCCTGATCATCGCCGCCACCGACGACGAATCCCTCAATGCCCAGGTTTCCGCCGATGCCCATCGGCGTTGCGTCCCGGTCAACGTGGTGGACGCGCCGGCCCTGTGCAGCGTGATCTTCCCGGCCATCGTCGACCGTTCGCCGCTGGTCATCGCGGTGTCCAGCGGCGGCGATGCGCCGGTGCTGGCGCGGTTGATCCGGGCCAAGCTGGAAACCTGGATTCCTTCCAGCTACGGCCAGTTGGCCGGCTTGGCGGCGCGATTCCGCGCTCAGGTCAAAGGCCTGTTTCCGGATGTGCAGCAGCGCCGGGCGTTTTGGGAAGACGTGTTCCAGGGCCCTATCGCCGATCGCCAACTGGCGGGGCAGGGCGCGGAAGCCGAGCGTCTGTTGCAAGCCAAGATTGCCGGCAAGGCGCCTCAAGCGACGGGCGAGGTGTATCTGGTGGGCGCGGGCCCGGGTGATCCGGACCTGCTGACCTTCCGCGCCCTGCGCCTGATGCAACAGGCCGACGTGGTGCTCTACGACCGTCTGGTGGCACCGGCGATTCTCGACCTGTGCCGCCGCGATGCTGAGCGCATCTACGTTGGCAAGCGCCGCGCCAATCACGCCGTGCCGCAGGAGCAGATCAACCAGCAACTGGTGAACCTGGCCCGGCAAGGCAAGCGCGTGGTGCGCCTCAAGGGTGGCGATCCGTTCATCTTTGGCCGGGGTGGCGAAGAGATCGAAGAGCTGGCGGCCCACGGCATTCCATTCCAGGTGGTGCCGGGGATTACCGCGGCCAGTGGCTGCTCGGCCTATGCCGGGATTCCCCTGACTCACCGCGACTACGCGCAGTCGGTGCGCTTCGTCACCGGGCATCTCAAGGACGGCACCAGCAACCTGCCCTGGAGCGACCTGGTGGCACCAGCCCAGACCCTGGTGTTCTACATGGGCCTGGTGGGCTTGCCGACCATCTGCGAGCAACTGATCAAGCACGGCCGTAGCGCCGACACGCCGGCGGCGCTGGTTCAGCAGGGCACCACCAGCAACCAGCGAGTCTTCACTGGCACCCTGGCCAACCTGCCGACGCTGGTGGCCGAGCATGAAGTGCACGCGCCGACCCTGGTGATCGTTGGCGAAGTGGTCCAGCTGCGCGAGAAGCTGGCCTGGTTCGAAGGCGCTCAGTCCGAGGTCTGAAAAGCTTCGCCAGCAAGCCGGCTCTTACACGATCTGCGTAGGAGCTGGCTTGCCAGCGAAAGCCTCCTCAATCCCTGCACCAAACCCCTTGCCCACTCAACCGCTGCCGATCATGGTCGCGGCTGAAGTCCTGCTGCGGTCCCTTCGGCACAATCCCGGTCGGATTGATGGTGCTATGGCTGGCGTAGTAGTGCCCCTTGATATGGGCAAAATCCACCGTCTCGGCAATCCCAGGCCACTGATACAGCTCCCGCAGCCAGTTCGACAGGTTGGGATAATCGGCAATCCGCCGCAGGTTGCACTTGAAGTGGCCGTGGTACACCGCATCGAAACGGATCAGCGTGGTGAACAGCCGCACATCGGCTTCGGTCAGGTACTCGCCGGCCAGGTAGCGCTGCTTGTCCAGCAACGCCTCCAGGGCGTCCAGCTCGGCGAAGACATCATCGAATGCCGTCTCATAGGCCTGTTGTGAAGTGGCAAACCCGGCGCGGTACACGCCATTGTTCAGCGCGGGGTAGATGCGTGCGTTGAGTTCATCGATGCGTGCGCGCAATGGCTGCGGACAAAAATCCAGGCCATTGCCGGTCAGGCCGTCGAAGGCGCTGTTGAACATGCGGATGATCTCCGCCGATTCGTTGCTGACGATGCGCTGTTGCTGCTTGTCCCACAGCACTGGCACGGTGACGCGGCCGGTGTAGTCGGCGCTGTCGGCGGTATAACGCTGGTGCATGAAATCAAAGTGATCCAGGGCATCGCCACTGGAGCCATGGGCGCTGTCGAAGGTCCAGCCGTTTTCGCGCATCAGCCAGCTGACCACCGAGACATCGATCAACTGTTCCAACCCTTTGAGCTTGCGCAGGATCAGCGTGCGGTGGGCCCAGGGGCAGGCCAGGGAGACATAGAGGTGTTAGCGCCCGGCTTCGGCGGCAAAGCCGCCTTCGCCGCTAGGCCCCGGACTGCCGTCGGCGGTGACCCAGTGGCGGCGTTGCGCCTGTTCCCGTTGGAAGGCGCCGTCCTTGCCGCTTTCGTACCACTGGTCATGCCAGCGCCCATCGATCAGCAGTCCCATGGAATGCTCCTCAGCTATTTTGCGTTGGAGTGCAGTCTATGCCGCTGGGTTCGAACAAAAAGCGCAAAGCATGGGCGGTTTTGATCGATTAAATCGATCTGTCCCTGGCATCCCAGTACTGCTGGGCCAGCGCGAAGGCCTGCTCCCGCGGCGTGCCCAAACCGCGCAAGGCCAGGGCCATGGTCGCCAGCAGGGCCAGTTGCGGGTAACTGTCCTCAACATCACCGCGCCACAGCGCCTTGAGGTGCTCGGGTTCCAGGCTGGCCGGTTTCACATGGCGCTGGGCCGACAGTGCCGGCCACTCTTCATCCCAACTGACGCCGCCGGTGCTGCCGTACAGATGGCTGGTGGTGTCCGGGTTGATCTCGATCTCGCCGCCATCGCCCTTGATCACGATGACGTTGTCCCCCAGCAGGCCGCTGGCATCGCGGTGCACTGCCTGGTAACCGGGGTGGAAGATGCTCTGCAGGCCGCAACGGGCGCCCAAGGGATTGAGCAGGCGCGCCAGGGAGTGGATCGGCGAGCGCAGGCCGAGGATGTTGCGCAAATCGATCATGCGCTGCAGTTGCGGCGCCCAGTCGCCCAGGGGCATGAAGGCCAGGTTGCCCTGGTCCAGCGCATGGCTCACCGAGTGCCAGTCACGGCACAGGGGAATCCCCAAGGGCTCCAGCAACTGCTCGGTGTACAGGCGCCCGGCGGTATGGGCGCCGCCGCCGTGCAGCAGGATGCGCACGCCGTTCTGCGCCAGGCACTTGGCCGCCAGCAGGTACCAGGGCAGGTGGCGCTTCTTGCCGGCGTAGGTCGGCCAGTCGAGGTCCAGGGCGATCTCGGGGGCGTTGAGGCGTTCGCGCAGGGCTTCGGTGAAGCCCGCCAGCTCTTCCGGGCTTTCTTCCTTGTGCCGCAGCAGCATGAGGAAGGCGCCCAGCTGGGTGTCCTCGACCTTGTCGTCCAGCAGCATGCCCATGGCTTCCCGGGCTTCCTCGCGAGTCAGGTTGCGCGCGCCGCGCTTGCCCTTGCCCAGGATGCGCACGAACTGGGCAAAAGGGTGTTCTTCCGGGGTCTGGGTGAGCAGAGGGGCGAAATCGTTCATAGGCAATTGGTCGGCTTTGGCAGGCCCGCCAGCTTGGCGGCAAGTTTGGCGGGAGTGCCTTTGAACAGTCGGTTCAGGTGCAGGCTGTTGCCCTTGTCCGGGCCCAGCTTGAGCGCGGTGTACTTGATCAGCGGGCGGGTGGCCGGGGATAGCTGGAACTCTTTATAGAAGCCCTGCAGCAGTTCGAGGATTTCCCAGTGTTCCGGGCTCAGCTCCAGCTCTTCGTTGGCTGCCAGGGCTTGGGCCACGTCGGCGGACCAGTCGTCGAGGTTGACCAGGTAACCGTCCTTGTCCAGTTCGATGGCGCGAGCGCCCACAGTCAGGGTACTCATAGCCAGGTATTGACCTTGTCATGCTCAATCGACAGCTCGACGAAGCCTGGGTAATCCACCGCCTTGGCCCAGGTCGGCAGCTCCAGGCCCCGGGCTTGCAAGTCTTCTTCCAGCACATACAGATTCAGGCCGCTGCGGGCGCCCAGTTCGCCGTAAAGAGTGGTGCCCGGCTGCAGGGCATAGGCGGCGTCGCCGCACAGCAGCAGGCCATCGGCGCTGCCCAGCAGGCGCAGGCAACTGCTCAGGCGGGTGTCGGTGAAGGGCGAGTGGGACAACACATGCAAGGTCGACATCAGAGGGTAATCACCTGGTCAAAACGGTCGATGATCCCGGCCAGTTCCGGGGCGTTGAGCAGCTGTACCGCGTCAAGGTTCAAGGCCGCCGGGTCGAGGCCGCGAGCCGCGAGGCTGGCGCTGCAGGCAAACAGTTCGTCGACGCCGAACAGCGCCAGCGCCTGCAGGTTGGCGCTCAGGTCTTTCTGGCGCAGCAGCGAGGCCTGTTGCCCCGGCGCCAGTTGCAGCACGCCATCGTCGAGAAACAGCAGGCCGATAGGCAGGTCGAAGGCGCCGCCGGCCAGGACGATATCCAGGGCCTCCCGGGCACCAGGGCCGGACCAGGGCGCCTGACGGCTGATCAACAACAGGGATTTGCCCATCTCACGCCCCTCCAAAACAGATCAGGCGGTCGGCGGCCTGTACCGCGTCATGCAATTGCCCGAGCCCCGACAGCTCCCACG
Protein-coding sequences here:
- the crcB gene encoding fluoride efflux transporter CrcB, with product MIPLILAVSAGGVAGTLLRFTTGNWINANWPRHFYTATLAVNIVGCLLIGVLYGLFLVRPEVPIEVRAGLIVGFLGGLTTFSSFSLDTVRLLESGQVALALGYAALSVFGGLLATWAGLSLTKL
- the serS gene encoding serine--tRNA ligase, with protein sequence MLDSKLLRSNLQDVADRLASRGFALDVARIEALEEQRKTVQTRTEQLQAERNARSKSIGQAKQRGEDIAPLMADVERMGNELSTGKAELESIQSELDSILFGIPNLPHESVPVGEDEDGNVEVRRWGTPTTFDFPIKDHVALGETHGWLDFETAAKLSGARFALLRGPIARLHRALAQFMINLHTSEHGYEEAYTPYLVQAPALMGTGQLPKFEEDLFKITREGEADLYLIPTAEVSLTNIVAGEILDPKQLPLKFVAHTPCFRSEAGASGRDTRGMIRQHQFDKVEMVQVVEPSTSMEALESLTANAEKVLQLLQLPYRVLALCTGDMGFGAIKTYDLEVWVPSQDKYREISSCSNCGDFQARRMQARFRNPETGKPELVHTLNGSGLAVGRTLVAVLENYQQADGSIRVPDVLKPYMGGLEVIG
- the cysG gene encoding siroheme synthase CysG, yielding MEYLPLFHNLRGSRVLVVGGGEIALRKSRLLADAGAQLRVVAPEIEAQLQELIVASGGESRLRGYVEADLDGCTLIIAATDDESLNAQVSADAHRRCVPVNVVDAPALCSVIFPAIVDRSPLVIAVSSGGDAPVLARLIRAKLETWIPSSYGQLAGLAARFRAQVKGLFPDVQQRRAFWEDVFQGPIADRQLAGQGAEAERLLQAKIAGKAPQATGEVYLVGAGPGDPDLLTFRALRLMQQADVVLYDRLVAPAILDLCRRDAERIYVGKRRANHAVPQEQINQQLVNLARQGKRVVRLKGGDPFIFGRGGEEIEELAAHGIPFQVVPGITAASGCSAYAGIPLTHRDYAQSVRFVTGHLKDGTSNLPWSDLVAPAQTLVFYMGLVGLPTICEQLIKHGRSADTPAALVQQGTTSNQRVFTGTLANLPTLVAEHEVHAPTLVIVGEVVQLREKLAWFEGAQSEV
- a CDS encoding glycosyl transferase family protein produces the protein MNDFAPLLTQTPEEHPFAQFVRILGKGKRGARNLTREEAREAMGMLLDDKVEDTQLGAFLMLLRHKEESPEELAGFTEALRERLNAPEIALDLDWPTYAGKKRHLPWYLLAAKCLAQNGVRILLHGGGAHTAGRLYTEQLLEPLGIPLCRDWHSVSHALDQGNLAFMPLGDWAPQLQRMIDLRNILGLRSPIHSLARLLNPLGARCGLQSIFHPGYQAVHRDASGLLGDNVIVIKGDGGEIEINPDTTSHLYGSTGGVSWDEEWPALSAQRHVKPASLEPEHLKALWRGDVEDSYPQLALLATMALALRGLGTPREQAFALAQQYWDARDRSI
- a CDS encoding TusE/DsrC/DsvC family sulfur relay protein: MSTLTVGARAIELDKDGYLVNLDDWSADVAQALAANEELELSPEHWEILELLQGFYKEFQLSPATRPLIKYTALKLGPDKGNSLHLNRLFKGTPAKLAAKLAGLPKPTNCL
- the tusB gene encoding sulfurtransferase complex subunit TusB, encoding MSTLHVLSHSPFTDTRLSSCLRLLGSADGLLLCGDAAYALQPGTTLYGELGARSGLNLYVLEEDLQARGLELPTWAKAVDYPGFVELSIEHDKVNTWL
- the tusC gene encoding sulfurtransferase complex subunit TusC, which codes for MGKSLLLISRQAPWSGPGAREALDIVLAGGAFDLPIGLLFLDDGVLQLAPGQQASLLRQKDLSANLQALALFGVDELFACSASLAARGLDPAALNLDAVQLLNAPELAGIIDRFDQVITL